The DNA region AGACTGAATCCCCGTCCTCTAGAACAAGCCCCAACCTCTGAGGGTGTCCAGGGCCCAGTGCCACTCCCTCAGAACCCAGTAGCAGTTGTGGATTTTAAATGTGCGTTAAGCAACTATCTGACCTCAATGCCAAGTTGTGTCACAAGTGTTTATATTTGTGCTTTAAAGTAAAGTTTGGTTTTGCAGCGTATAAGTCGTCTCCTTTCAGTGAGCTGACCTCTCCTCGCCCATTCACAGCAGGATGTCAGCTctgaccccccgccccagcccagcacagaaTGAACCAACATGGGGGATGTTTCCACTATTTATTTATGACAAATTAAACATCTGTGATGCTCCTCAGTCAGTTCAGTCAGAAGTTcctaaacaaaagaaagaacaacattAAAGCCTCATCTCCGGAAAAATCCCAGCCTGTCCCCAAACTCGACTTTGAGACAGCTTACTTTGAGACGATGCCATCGGCCTTGGCCAGTCGGAGAATGGAGTCATCTGACTCACCCTGAGAAAAAGCACATTGGAACCATGAACTATGTTCCCTGCTGCCCTGAGCTGGCAGGAGGTCCACCAGGGACCACCCAGCCCTAGCGGTTCCTCTCTCCCAGTCTCACCACTCAGACCTCACTGGACAGAAAAAGGCCTTGGAGATGGGAGTGTGATAACTGGGAAGTTCCAAGGTAAAAGGGTGGTCCTGCTTAGGGCCCTTGAGCATCCtttccacccctcaccccaccacccccAGGGACAGGCAGGCAACCAGTGCAATCCAGCCCTATAGGCTCCAACCTATTCTGCAACAAATAGACTCAGACCTGAGAAATAGTATAAGACACCATTCTCCATTACCCCACAAAAGCCCACAGATGAGCCACGTCCAGGACACTCACCATCCTGCGGATAGCCCCGCAAATAGCATAAGTTTTAAACTGGCCGTTGAACCTGCCTGTCACCTTGTCAACCTGTTGATGGAGAATGAGGATCATGAGACGGGCACTCGAGCTCCTTTAGCTCTAAACCTGGGGTCTGGGGATCATCAACCTCGGGGCCAGCCCAGACCTCGCTCTAGTCTGGGATGGACCTCGTTCAAGCCTTAGCGCCCCAGGCTCACCTCGGCCACGTTCATCTGGATGGACGCGTGGTCCTTGGCGCCGATGATGCGGTTGCTGGCGGAGCTGCGGGGAGAGCGCAGTGAATGGGAAGGGTGGGAAGTCACAAGTGTTTGTGTTTGTGccttaaagtaaaattaaatgctGTGGCGCTCACCATTTCCGCGGCACGTACAGGTCCACGAACTCGCCGGCGTCGTTCTGCATGTTGGGAGTGCGCCTACGAGAGCCCGCGCGGCGCCGTGAGAACCAGCTGGGTCGGTGCGCCCGGACCCCGCGCCGTGGCCTCACCCCGCTCCCCGCGCCGTGGCCACACCTCAAACCCCGCGCACCCGGACCCCAACCTCCGCGCCCTGGCCTCACGCCGACCCCGCCCGGAATCCCGCGGAGCCGGCCCTGGGCCACGCGGCCtacctgctgccaccaccacgaGCGCGTCGGCAGAAAGGGCGCGCTACGTCCCCCGGCAGCACTACGAcgagcggggcagggcggggcctcgGCGAGTGCTTCCGGGTCCCGGCGCGCCCGCGAGTCTGCGCAGAGCCTGGCCGGGCCCCCCGCTGGCGCACTTCCGTTTCCGGCGGGGGCGGACCCTGGGGCCTCGGGCGGCGAGTGGGTggccggggctggggggcccTGAGGTGCCGGCGGGCCGACGTGTCGCCACCCCTGGCGGCCGGAGACCCTGCGTCGGCGAGGGCGGCGCGCGGTGCTAGCGGGCGGCCCGGGGGTGTCCATCGGCTGCCAGAACGCAGACCCGGACCTGGGAACGGACCCCGCGGAAACCGCCGAGTGAGAACACTCCTGAGGTGTCGTGGGTGACGAGACAGACCGTGAACGGGGACGGAGCAGCGCGGCTTGTGCCGGGGACCTCCGCGGGCGGGACGCGGTCCTGGGACCTAGAGGCCAACTCCTCGGAGAACGAGCCCGAGCGGCAGGCGCTGGGCCACGCCTGGTGGCGGAACCAGGTGAAACCCACAGCCCTTGCGCTGCACCACCCGACCGCTCCCCGGaccgcctccccctcccaccaccccgcTCCGGTCCTCCAGAGTGCTGGTGCCAAGACCTATtaatagagaaaatagaaaaatccaaAACTGCACAGCTCAGGGCAGCCAGCTAAAACATGGGCTTGGGTGAAACAAGATCCCTTTAGAAGGGGTTTGAGACgtgtccccccccgccccccccaccacacacacacacacacatctaggCTGAGCCAGGGGCCCCCACATCACTGCTCCACCCGGCTCTCTGGCGGCCATTTAGGGCTCTCTCACCCCGGGCTGCTTGCGCCTGTGGGTAATGTGTAAATGATGCTGGTCGGCCTGGCCTCACAGTGCCGGGTTTGAGTGACTGCCAGCTTTCCGGCTCGGAGGGGATTTAGCATGTGGGGCTGTAAGTGCCCTCCACCCGGAAACCAGTGTTCGTGTGGGCAGTGTGTCTGCTGTTGCTTCCACTGGGCTCCCAGCAGCTGGGCAGCAGGAGTGAGGTCACTGAGCCCGGTGTCTTCTAAGCAGGTCTCGTGTAGGCCCTGAGAGGTGGGTGCTatgcacctgggcatgtgcacagaCAATGTGCGTACACATGACTTACGTGTGTGGTTGGGGATCTGCACatctggcctgcctgcctgtgtctgtgtgtgggtgaGCCCAGCTGGGCCTAGTGATGGATTCTCTGTAGCTGGAAGGCAGGAGACAGGCAGCTTGAGTCCCAGAGTGGCAGAGAGGTCTGCAGAAGGTCTCCCTTGAGTATTcagcagaatagagagcccagaaagtCCTCATGCGCGGTCGAATAATTTTTGACGGGTGTCCAACACACGGTGTTGGGAAAACGACATCCACATGCAGGAGGAaactgacccttacctcacaccatacataaagtgaactcaaaatggatcaaggacctaaatgtaagaccttAATCTCTTACAAGAAAACTAAGGCACAAGCTTCATGACACTGGACTTGGCAATGACTTATTAGGTAGGTCACCAAAGGCCCAAGCAGCAACAAGAAAAAAGACAGTTGGACTTgatgaaatttttttaatttgtgcatCAAAActatcaacagagtaaaaaggcaacccacagaatgagataaaatattggaaaatcaCACATTTGATAAGGGATTAGTAAGCAGAATATATAGAGAAGtcctaaaaaaataacaacttgattcaaaaatgggcaaagggcttgAATAGGCATTTCACAAGAGATAAATTGACGAATGAGTACACTTAAAGATGCTCAATACCACTAATCATCAAGTCACAGCTATTttataccacctcacacttgttagaatggatACTatagccctagctcagtggtcggcaaaccgtggctcgcgagccacatgcggatctttggccccttgagtgtggctcttccacacaataccacgtgcgggcgcacacgtacagtgcaattgaaacttcgtggcccatgcgcagaagtcggttttgggcctgggcgagtctattttgaagaagtggcgttagaagaagtgggtGTCGgtcgcatgtggcttgcaagccgcggtttgccgaccactgccccagtttggctcagtaggtggagcatcagcctatgaactgaaaggttcccaggtttgattccggtcaagggcacatgcccgggttgtgggctcaattcccagtgggggacttgcaggaggcagccgatccatgattctcatcatggatgtttctatctctcccttcctctctgaaatcaataaaaatatattttttaaaaaaaagaatggatactATAAATAATAGAAACTCTGGCTAGTGTGGGTCAGTGATCAGAGCATCGGCCCGGTacagagggtcacaggttcgattcctggtcaaaggcatgtacctcagttgcaggttcaatcctggcccagtcagggtgcatgcgggaggcactCAAtggatgcgtctctctcacattgatgtttctctcccctccctccgtccctcctttccttccacactctgaaaatcagtggaacaTATATCCTCAAGtgtgattaacaaaataataataaaaaaaaaaaaacggaagtagcccagctggcatggctcagtggttgaatgttgacctatgaaccaggaggccacaattcgattcctggtcagggcatatgcctgggttgcaggctgatcaatgattctcatcattgatgtttctatctccctcttcctccctgaaatcaataaaaatatatttttaaaaaaacacacaggtattggtgaggatgtggaaaaatcaGAACCCTGGTGCATTAGTTGGAATAAAATGGTGCACCTGGAAAACAACATGGAGGTTCCTTAATAAagacagaattaccatatgatctggCTATTCTGTATCTGAGTGTGCAcctaaaataattgaaagcaaggACATGAacagatatttgcacacccacgttcacagcagcattattcgcagtagctaaaacatggaagccaaccaagtgcccatcaacagatgaatggataaacaaaatgggaTAAGTACataaaattgaatattattcagcataaaaaatgaagagaattgTGACACATGTATATGGATTGACCTTGACATGCTGAATGgaataagtcagtcacaaaaaagacaaatgctgCTAATTCCAATGATATGAGGTGCTTAGAGTCGTCAAAATCAGAGAGTAGAAGGGTGGATGCCAGTGtctagggagggagagtgagtgtTTAATGGggagagtttcagttttacaggATGAAAAcgttttggtggtgatggtggtggtggtagtacaTTATTGGTGTATTTAACACCATTGAACTGTGCACTTACACATGGTtacaatggtaaattttattatatactaggggcccagtgcacaagtttgtgcaccttgaaaggaactgtgggccgtgaggctgtggtgggcacagcgGTGGGTCCTGgaccatcctccacgcccccgcccggcccctcccgcaacagccccagtcccctgtctgccggcagccccgcaccccccacccctgctcccacgtgctgatagCTCGgaacaattggggctggcgctgtcagcgggtgcgagtggcagctgctgccccgatagtagcccctcaggagcagggggcggtggagaagccctcaggggtgactGGGGCCGCCAGTCACCACTCGCACCCtctgatggcgctgagcgatgGGCACTGGGTGCTGGCagagggtgcgagtggggctgcaccagcagcaggtgcgagctccTGGCAGGACCGTGGCACGGGAGCAAGGaactttcagtaaccaccaaaggctcaccctgatgacagcaaccagcaccccgccttgatctggcgcccccgctcacctgcttcaccatcccactgtggctgatgcccaccatgttccacgctctgccgcctgctgccgacacccaccatgttccacacgtgccccctggtggtcagcacatgtcatagcgaccggttcggttgttccaccgttcagtctatttgcatattagggttttatatagaaagatattttaccacacttaaaaaaatttaaaactataggacacacacacaggcatcaTGATATTCTCTCCCTGTAGCAGGGTCCCAAGGCCAAGTTCTTTGAAGGGAAACTGCTCCCCACCCTTGGGCCATGAAGTCTAGAGGAGCCCCTCTTTGAGAAACCCTGTTGTCCAAAGTCCAGATCCCACAAACAGGAACAAGTGGTCCCTtgaagggagcaggggagggtcTCAGCAGCAGGGCCTCCTGGCAACTGTAGGGGGCGGGTGGGCGACAGACTGCCAGATATTGGTAGCTAGGGGATAATGTCCCCACATCCTGCCCACACTATCCCCAGCAGCCACTACCACCCATCCAAGAGCACACCTGGCCCTGCACACAGCCCTGCTTCCTGCCTATTTCCCTGTTAGCTGAAGGGGGCTGAG from Eptesicus fuscus isolate TK198812 chromosome 12, DD_ASM_mEF_20220401, whole genome shotgun sequence includes:
- the RPS21 gene encoding 40S ribosomal protein S21, giving the protein MQNDAGEFVDLYVPRKCSASNRIIGAKDHASIQMNVAEVDKVTGRFNGQFKTYAICGAIRRMGESDDSILRLAKADGIVSKNF